The genomic window TGGCACCGATAGAAATCGCGCCATTTGTCCCACCTGTATTAGGTGAAAATACGTTAGCAAACTTCATTACACACAGTTATTTTACGTACGGCTCATTTATTGTAGGTTTTGCAATTTTACTACTAATCGTACCTCTTTGGAAGGATAGAAAGATATGAAACAAGTACGTGTTATTATACAGTTTTTCTTTATTTCTGCTATTCTCTTGCTTGTTACTAATGTAAATGCTGAAAATGAGCAATCGTTACAACAATTAATTAACAACACACCAGTTAATGGTGTGTTGCAATTAAAAGATAAGGTGTACGATGGGAATATTTTTATCACTAAACCTATTACGTTGATTGGTAATAGGGATACGATTATTAGAGGATTAGGTACCGGGAATGTCATAACTGTAAACTCTTCTTTTGTTCACTTGGAGAATATTAGTGTAATGAATAGCGGGCAAGACCGAAATTCTGGGGAAGAATATGCCGCTATAAAACTACTAAAAGATAATAACTCATTGAAGAATATTACAGTAACAAATAGCTTTCATGGCGTGTATTTGAGTCAATCACATAACAATATTATTGAAAGTGTAAAAGTTATTGGGAGACAGGATGGTGAGATTGCTGGCCAAGGGAATGGCCTCCATTTGTATTACTCGAATAATAATATCTTAAAAAACAATACAATTACGGGAACTCGTGACGGTATATTTTTTGATTATGCTAACGGAAATATTGCAAGCCAAAATACAATCACTCACACGAGGTATGGGCTTCACTACATGTATTCGGATGATAATCAATTTGCTCAAAATATATTTAGTTATAACTTAG from Bacillus sp. HMF5848 includes these protein-coding regions:
- the nosD gene encoding nitrous oxide reductase family maturation protein NosD, with the protein product MKQVRVIIQFFFISAILLLVTNVNAENEQSLQQLINNTPVNGVLQLKDKVYDGNIFITKPITLIGNRDTIIRGLGTGNVITVNSSFVHLENISVMNSGQDRNSGEEYAAIKLLKDNNSLKNITVTNSFHGVYLSQSHNNIIESVKVIGRQDGEIAGQGNGLHLYYSNNNILKNNTITGTRDGIFFDYANGNIASQNTITHTRYGLHYMYSDDNQFAQNIFSYNLGGAAIMHSRRTTLNHNQFILNQGTRSYGLLLQASNESIIMENFFFQNQRGIYVDQSQNNQITGNKFLQNQIGVEVWASSTNQIFSKNEFMSNVAAVLTLGGKDKNKWNKDGFGNYWGPAIPVLDLDQNGIGDAPVQYKSSLYKLVEENELAFLFLNSPSIKIYEKMNELIDKKQVMLADEFPLLKHSTVVKTNNIMAVLVLSLLLIILKGTVQRKRRREL